A window from Vigna angularis cultivar LongXiaoDou No.4 chromosome 7, ASM1680809v1, whole genome shotgun sequence encodes these proteins:
- the LOC108336180 gene encoding CBS domain-containing protein CBSX3, mitochondrial: MQGGLRTFLSNGNVIKNAVLQRVRMVNPLLQPIASSRFESVTPARIEEHGFESTTIADIMKDKGKGADGSWLWCTTDDTVYDAVKSMTQNNVGALVVVKPDANKAIAGIITERDYLRKIIVQGRSSKSTKVGDIMTEENKLITVTPNTRVLQAMQLMTDNRIRHIPVIDEKGMIGMVSIGDVVRAVVREHRQEVERLNAFIQGGY; encoded by the exons ATGCAAGGAGGATTAAGAACATTTTTGTCCAACGGGAATGTCATTAAAAATGCTGTTCTGCAACGGGTTCGCATGGTGAATCCCCTGTTGCAACCAATCGCCTCCTCACGGTTTGAATCTGTTACACCTGCTCGCATTGAGGAACATGGTTTTGAGAGCACAACAATTGCGGACATCATGAAAGACAAAGGCAAGGGTGCAGATGGATCCTGGCTCTGGTGCACCACAGATGATACTGTTTATGATGCTGTTAAATCG ATGACCCAAAACAATGTTGGGGCTCTGGTTGTTGTGAAACCTGATGCGAATAAGGCAATTGCAGGGATTATTACCGAAAGAG ATTACCTGAGAAAGATCATCGTGCAGGGAAGATCTTCCAAGTCTACCAAGGTTGGAGATATTATGACTGAGGAG AACAAACTTATCACAGTCACTCCCAATACCAGAGTTCTACAGGCTATGCAACTGATGACTG ATAACAGAATCAGGCACATTCCTGTGATTGATGAGAAGGGGATGATTGGAATGGTGTCTATTGGAGATGTGGTTCGTGCTGTGGTGCGTGAGCATCGTCAAGAGGTTGAGCGTTTGAATGCTTTCATACAAGGGGGTTATtag